In Lycium ferocissimum isolate CSIRO_LF1 chromosome 11, AGI_CSIRO_Lferr_CH_V1, whole genome shotgun sequence, a single genomic region encodes these proteins:
- the LOC132038405 gene encoding glycine-rich cell wall structural protein 1-like has protein sequence MGSSSHKWVAGLLIFLCIFLELSAITFGDDKLNEARWGNDNGCRYGRRGCGGRGGYGGRGGYGGRGGRGGYGGRGGRGPGFGGGRGAGGGFGGGAGGGGGLGGGGGLGGGAGGGGGLGGGGGLGGGAGGGVGGGAGGGVGGGAGGGIGGGAGGGVGGGGGGGGGVGGGSGHGGGFGAGGGVGGGAGGGLGGGAGGGGGGGGGGGIGGGSGHGGGFGAGGGVGGGVGGGAAGGGGGGGGGGGGGGGGGLGGGSGHGGGFGAGGGVGGGAGAGGGVGGGGGFGGGGGGGVGGGSGHGGGFGAGGGVGGGAGGGLGGGKGIGGGHGGGIGIGVGIGIGVGVGAGAGHGVGSGSGGGGNGR, from the coding sequence ATGGGTTCTTCTTCTCATAAGTGGGTTGCAGggttacttatttttttgtgcATTTTCTTGGAATTAAGTGCCATCACTTTTGGTGATGACAAGCTTAACGAGGCGAGGTGGGGCAATGATAATGGTTGTAGATATGGTAGGAGAGGCTGTGGTGGGCGTGGGGGATATGGCGGACGTGGTGGATATGGAGGACGCGGTGGACGTGGTGGATATGGAGGACGCGGTGGACGTGGTCCAGGGTTTGGTGGTGGTAGAGGTGCAGGAGGAGGGTTTGGAGGCGGAGCTGGTGGAGGAGGAGGTCTAGGGGGAGGAGGAGGTCTTGGTGGAGGAGCAGGTGGTGGAGGTGGACTAGGTGGAGGAGGAGGTCTTGGAGGAGGAGCAGGTGGAGGTGTTGGTGGTGGAGCAGGTGGCGGTGTTGGTGGCGGAGCTGGTGGCGGCATTGGTGGTGGTGCAGGAGGAGGTGTTggtggaggtggtggtggaggaGGAGGTGTTGGTGGAGGGTCAGGTCATGGTGGTGGATTTGGAGCTGGAGGAGGTGTAGGAGGTGGTGCAGGAGGAGGACTTGGTGGTGGAGCTGGTGGAGGCGGAGGTGGAGGTGGTGGGGGAGGTATTGGAGGTGGTTCCGGACATGGTGGAGGATTTGGAGCGGGAGGTGGTGTAGGTGGTGGTGTTGGAGGAGGTGCTGCAGGAGGTGGTGGCGGAGGaggtggtgggggtggtggaggagGAGGCGGTGGTCTTGGAGGAGGATCCGGCCATGGAGGTGGTTTCGGTGCTGGTGGAGGCGTAGGAGGAGGAGCTGGAGCTGGTGGAGGAGTAGGAGGAGGAGGTGGGTTTGGTGGCGGTGGTGGAGGTGGAGTAGGAGGAGGATCGGGTCATGGTGGTGGTTTTGGTGCAGGCGGAGGTGTAGGTGGTGGGGCCGGTGGAGGATTAGGAGGAGGAAAAGGAATAGGAGGTGGACATGGTGGAGGAATTGGAATTGGAGTTGGAATTGGTATAGGAGTTGGTGTTGGTGCTGGAGCTGGTCATGGTGTTGGGAGTGGATCTGGTGGTGGTGGcaatgggagatga